The Asterias amurensis chromosome 21, ASM3211899v1 genome has a segment encoding these proteins:
- the LOC139952796 gene encoding protein FAM13A-like isoform X4: MRSALCGATNVVEPNSPPQGFGSTNNNTMQKILRSPGTMKKKLNNSKTFGVPLKELARGPKGVRVPLFIRKICDFIQMHGIGHEGIFRINGSTRVVDKMKAIIDKTGETDFEEAGDVMAIASLLKMFLRELPDPIMTEALHHQFINVQQTFQSNHEECVRQQKNLIQQLPEEHYIVLQYLIRFLVMVAQYESTNKMNSMALAIVFGPNLFRCSAGLDGLREQGITNIIVRTLIEEYDTIFKSDVKDESSSPPSSTSVGSKCIQVQATTSKRSPPVKPAPYHDYVRQKEERRRRLDSEDTKDINSNSYADTDREILKKPDEGRDCDSPSYLLSPRDVGVEERAFSPFNLDSETGTSTAPSPVINDIASELVEKTIQETVSQHLFGQSPEPDRDEAVLSPTPAVAPVPSPRRRWQKTQEEEQEESKDNLNGTDFPDGRSHSPIEEIFTSVQDRIRSFATSGPSTSAPDNKSPESSPKVKRKHYPSLKAFELFESKGIVISPGSNELPAPKRKQPTTSAVQQIKEDPRTNSRSPPSRSKAPDPPSRPSRTKANLLKSKNHDQNSPESRSPVSGSPRSKSPRSDSPRSKSLRSNSPRSYSPKSDSPKSRSPRSQSPRSQSPRSKPLSSSRSNTDTHHLASKSSIGNIDADFDSLSCNSPTLKSLTAGRIAPPRNRRSPSKRKSKSEMNKPEEEEEDATSLPFTEPLSILIPGTQPTLQEFPDNTPQPKPRKKHSHADLSYPHKTFDESHILSGELGALINGKDAGQLSPPRSPLRRDHTVPPLNLTSLHEHADGEEPIPAWKARHHFHDNSQEAMLSPRSLKLQTITHLAERQGEAPLSPRAGVKPFNFTSLSKRTDKLQEETDQTTVKQLTKQIRVLKRKMRQYEVEFEEERGYKPSHNHKTSQPEIKKMMGELKRANRQLKEAKENAAKAKVPLSSTLPSDMLCGHSLSQQYEDEGASSLEMALLETEDRLQEKRDEAQRPDDIFMMNKEQVQEEKTAIQKALLQMENKYGRPSTREAKELMKPLYDRYRNVKKLLVRLDLRQPDDGQPVDLQTIKEHEETKEFQPKQMGQIHSLYREDEESEEMQTTDFTVTQDVKGLLSHIDLDDSYPSPAESRRSSSGGREETASEMASNLHEASLSELLARQNQSREDKKRLRKILKEFEDNFFKESGRHVQKEDRIPMEVQYNEYKHLKKHQKLLEALVAKHQTQGSPLEETTRYMVDLI; encoded by the exons ATGAGGTCAGCACTCTGTGGTGCAACTAATGTTGTCGAACCCAACTCTCCTCCACAg GGGTTTGGATCCACCAACAATAACACTATGCAGAAGATTCTTCGCTCTCCAGGAACGATGAAGAAGAAATTAAACAATTCTAAGACGTTTGGCGTTCCTTTGAAGGAGCTAGCAAGGGGCCCTAAAGGAGTCAGGGTGCCACTCTTTATTAGGAAGATATGTGACTTCATCCAGATGCATG GCATTGGCCATGAGGGAATCTTCCGTATCAATGGCAGTACTCGAGTCGTGGATAAGATGAAAGCTATAATTGATAAGACTGGTGAGACAGACTTTGAGGAGGCTGGTGACGTCATGGCCATAGCTAGTCTACTTAAGATGTTTCTAAGGGAGTTACCTGACCCTATTATGACCGAAGCGCTTCATCATCAATTTATCAATGTTCAGCAGA CTTTCCAGTCCAATCACGAAGAGTGCGTCAGACAACAGAAGAATTTAATTCAACAGCTTCCTGAGGAACATTACATCGTACTCCAGTACTTAATCCGTTTTCTTGTCATGGTCGCACAGTACGAATCAACTAATAAGATGAACTCTATGGCACTGGCAATTGTCTTTGGCCCTAACCTATTCAG GTGTAGCGCAGGACTAGACGGTCTCCGTGAACAAGGAATCACAAACATCATCGTCCGGACACTAATCGAGGAATACGACACTATCTTCAAATCGGATGTCAAAGATGAGAGTTCATCACCACCATCGTCGACCTCAGTGGGGTCAAAGTGCATACAAGTACAGGCCACTACATCCAAGAGGTCACCACCGGTCAAACCTGCACCGTACCATGATTATGTGCGACAGAAGGAAGAACGGAGAAGG aGACTTGATTCGGAAGATACCAAAGACATAAACAGTAATTCCTACGCAGACACAGACAGGGAAATCCTCAAGAAACCAGATGAAGGCCGAGACTGCGACTCACCCAGTTATTTGCTAAG TCCGAGAGATGTAGGTGTAGAAGAGAGGGCTTTCTCTCCATTCAACTTAGATAGTGAGACAGGAACGAGTACAGCTCCTTCACCGGTCATTAATGACATTGCATCTGA atTGGTAGAAAAGACTATTCAGGAGACGGTTTCGCAACATCTATTTGGTCAAAGCCCCGAACCAGACCGAGATGAAGCAGTTCTTTCTCCAACACCAGCAG TAGCACCTGTGCCTTCACCAAGAAGAAGATGGCAGAAGACTCAGGAAGAGGAGCAAGAGGAAAGCAAAGATAACCT TAACGGCACTGATTTCCCTGATGGGCGGAGTCACTCCCCAATCGAGGAGATCTTCACATCCGTTCAAGATCGCATCCGATCATTTGCGACTTCAGGACCCTCCACCTCAGCGCCTGACAATAAATCTCCAGAAAGTTCACCCAAGGTCAAGCGGAAACACTACCCATCTTTAAAAGCTTTTGAATTATTTGAGAGTAAAGGAATAGTCATCAGCCCTGGAAGT AATGAGCTTCCGGCACCCAAAAGGAAACAACCAACGACCTCAGCAGTTCAACAAATCAAGGAGGACCCAAGAACAAACAGTCGTAGTCCACCATCAAGAAGTAAAGCCCCAGACCCACCGTCTCGACCCTCCAGAACGAAAGCAAATCTATTAAAATCTAAAAATCATGATCAGAACTCTCCAGAATCTAGGTCACCCGTGTCTGGGTCACCGAGGTCAAAATCACCGAGGTCAGATTCCCCGAGGTCAAAATCGCTGAGGTCAAATTCACCAAGGTCATATTCTCCAAAGTCTGACTCGCCGAAGTCGAGATCTCCGAGATCCCAATCACCAAGATCACAATCACCAAGATCTAAACCATTAAG TAGCAGTAGATCTAATACAGACACGCATCATCTAGCCAGCAAGTCGTCGATTGGAAACATTGATGCTGATTTTGACAGTCTTTCATGCAACTCACCAACACTGAAATCG ttgaCAGCAGGAAGAATAGCACCTCCCAGGAATAGAAGATCTCCCTCAAAAAG GAAGTCAAAATCTGAAATGAACAAGCCagaggaggaagaagaagacGCCACCAGCCTGCCGTTCACAGAGCCGCTTTCAATCCTCATCCCAGGCACCCAGCCTACCCTACAAGAGTTTCCAGATAATACCCCTCAGCCCAAACCAAGAAAGAAACACTCCCACGCTGATCTGAGTTATCCCCACAAAACATTCGATGAGAGCCACATCTTGTCAGGGGAGCTGGGCGCATTGATTAATGGGAAGGATGCTGGGCAGTTATCCCCACCACGGTCACCGCTAAGACGTGATCATACGGTACCACCGCTGAATCTAACCAGTCTACATGAACATGCAGATGGGGAAG AACCGATTCCAGCTTGGAAAGCAAGACACCATTTCCATGATAACAGTCAAGAGGCTATGTTATCCCCACGCTCACTCAAACTGCAAACTATCACTCA TCTTGCTGAACGGCAAGGAGAAGCCCCATTATCCCCAAGGGCTGGAGTTAAACCTTTCAACTTCACCAG tTTATCCAAGAGAACTGATAAGCTTCAGGAGGAGACTGATCAAACCACAGTGAAGCAACTAACTAAACAAATACGAGTATTAAAGAGAAAGATGCGACAGTATGAGGTAGAGTTTGAAGAGGAGCGCGGCTATAAG ccATCTCATAATCACAAGACGTCTCAACCTGAGATTAAGAAGATGATGGGAGAGCTAAAGAGAGCAAATAGACAGCTTAAAG AAGCCAAAGAGAATGCAGCTAAAGCTAAGGTACCACTATCCTCCACTCTACCATCCGATATGCTCTGCGGACACAGCCTCTCACAGCAGTATGAGGATGAAGGCGCATCAAGTCTTGAGATGGCTCTACTTGAAACGGAAGATAGACTTCAAGAAAAGAGAGACGAAGCTCAAAGACCTGATGATATATTT ATGATGAACAAAGAACAGGTTCAGGAGGAGAAGACAGCGATCCAGAAAGCTTTACTACAAATGGAAAATAAATATGGCAGACCG AGTACCAGGGAAGCCAAGGAGTTGATGAAGCCTTTGTACGACCGTTATAGGAATGTTAAGAAACTACTAGTCAGATTG GATCTTAGACAGCCCGATGATGGGCAACCTGTGGATTTACAAACCATTAAAGAACATGAAGAAACTAAAGAATTCCAGCCCAAACAAATG GGTCAGATTCACAGCCTGTATCGTGAGGATGAAGAATCTGAAGAGATGCAAACAACGGATTTCACCGTCACTCAGGATGTGAAGGGACTACTGAGTCATATAGACCTGGATGATAGCTATCCTAGTCCTGCTGAGAGTCGACGGAGTAGTAGTGGAGGGAGGGAAGAGACGGCTTCGGAAATGGCCTCCAATCTCCATGAGGCATCATT AAGTGAATTATTAGCCAGGCAGAATCAGTCTAGAGAAGACAAGAAGAGACTACGCAAAATCCTCAAAGAGTTTGAAGATAACTTCTTCAAGGAGTCAGGTCGCCATGTACAGAAGGAGGATCGAATCCCAATGGAAGTTCAGTATAATGAATATAAG CATCTTAAGAAACATCAGAAGTTATTAGAAGCTCTCGTTGCCAAGCATCAGACTCAAGGGTCACCTCTTGAAGAGACTACTCGATACATGGTGGACTTAATATAA
- the LOC139952796 gene encoding protein FAM13A-like isoform X2: MRSALCGATNVVEPNSPPQGFGSTNNNTMQKILRSPGTMKKKLNNSKTFGVPLKELARGPKGVRVPLFIRKICDFIQMHGIGHEGIFRINGSTRVVDKMKAIIDKTGETDFEEAGDVMAIASLLKMFLRELPDPIMTEALHHQFINVQQTFQSNHEECVRQQKNLIQQLPEEHYIVLQYLIRFLVMVAQYESTNKMNSMALAIVFGPNLFRCSAGLDGLREQGITNIIVRTLIEEYDTIFKSDVKDESSSPPSSTSVGSKCIQVQATTSKRSPPVKPAPYHDYVRQKEERRRRLDSEDTKDINSNSYADTDREILKKPDEGRDCDSPSYLLSPRDVGVEERAFSPFNLDSETGTSTAPSPVINDIASELVEKTIQETVSQHLFGQSPEPDRDEAVLSPTPAVAPVPSPRRRWQKTQEEEQEESKDNLNGTDFPDGRSHSPIEEIFTSVQDRIRSFATSGPSTSAPDNKSPESSPKVKRKHYPSLKAFELFESKGIVISPGSNELPAPKRKQPTTSAVQQIKEDPRTNSRSPPSRSKAPDPPSRPSRTKANLLKSKNHDQNSPESRSPVSGSPRSKSPRSDSPRSKSLRSNSPRSYSPKSDSPKSRSPRSQSPRSQSPRSKPLSSRSNTDTHHLASKSSIGNIDADFDSLSCNSPTLKSLTAGRIAPPRNRRSPSKRKSKSEMNKPEEEEEDATSLPFTEPLSILIPGTQPTLQEFPDNTPQPKPRKKHSHADLSYPHKTFDESHILSGELGALINGKDAGQLSPPRSPLRRDHTVPPLNLTSLHEHADGEEPIPAWKARHHFHDNSQEAMLSPRSLKLQTITHLAERQGEAPLSPRAGVKPFNFTSVSHDTDVPPSPPSAQSILLGLSKRTDKLQEETDQTTVKQLTKQIRVLKRKMRQYEVEFEEERGYKPSHNHKTSQPEIKKMMGELKRANRQLKEAKENAAKAKVPLSSTLPSDMLCGHSLSQQYEDEGASSLEMALLETEDRLQEKRDEAQRPDDIFMMNKEQVQEEKTAIQKALLQMENKYGRPSTREAKELMKPLYDRYRNVKKLLVRLDLRQPDDGQPVDLQTIKEHEETKEFQPKQMGQIHSLYREDEESEEMQTTDFTVTQDVKGLLSHIDLDDSYPSPAESRRSSSGGREETASEMASNLHEASLSELLARQNQSREDKKRLRKILKEFEDNFFKESGRHVQKEDRIPMEVQYNEYKHLKKHQKLLEALVAKHQTQGSPLEETTRYMVDLI, translated from the exons ATGAGGTCAGCACTCTGTGGTGCAACTAATGTTGTCGAACCCAACTCTCCTCCACAg GGGTTTGGATCCACCAACAATAACACTATGCAGAAGATTCTTCGCTCTCCAGGAACGATGAAGAAGAAATTAAACAATTCTAAGACGTTTGGCGTTCCTTTGAAGGAGCTAGCAAGGGGCCCTAAAGGAGTCAGGGTGCCACTCTTTATTAGGAAGATATGTGACTTCATCCAGATGCATG GCATTGGCCATGAGGGAATCTTCCGTATCAATGGCAGTACTCGAGTCGTGGATAAGATGAAAGCTATAATTGATAAGACTGGTGAGACAGACTTTGAGGAGGCTGGTGACGTCATGGCCATAGCTAGTCTACTTAAGATGTTTCTAAGGGAGTTACCTGACCCTATTATGACCGAAGCGCTTCATCATCAATTTATCAATGTTCAGCAGA CTTTCCAGTCCAATCACGAAGAGTGCGTCAGACAACAGAAGAATTTAATTCAACAGCTTCCTGAGGAACATTACATCGTACTCCAGTACTTAATCCGTTTTCTTGTCATGGTCGCACAGTACGAATCAACTAATAAGATGAACTCTATGGCACTGGCAATTGTCTTTGGCCCTAACCTATTCAG GTGTAGCGCAGGACTAGACGGTCTCCGTGAACAAGGAATCACAAACATCATCGTCCGGACACTAATCGAGGAATACGACACTATCTTCAAATCGGATGTCAAAGATGAGAGTTCATCACCACCATCGTCGACCTCAGTGGGGTCAAAGTGCATACAAGTACAGGCCACTACATCCAAGAGGTCACCACCGGTCAAACCTGCACCGTACCATGATTATGTGCGACAGAAGGAAGAACGGAGAAGG aGACTTGATTCGGAAGATACCAAAGACATAAACAGTAATTCCTACGCAGACACAGACAGGGAAATCCTCAAGAAACCAGATGAAGGCCGAGACTGCGACTCACCCAGTTATTTGCTAAG TCCGAGAGATGTAGGTGTAGAAGAGAGGGCTTTCTCTCCATTCAACTTAGATAGTGAGACAGGAACGAGTACAGCTCCTTCACCGGTCATTAATGACATTGCATCTGA atTGGTAGAAAAGACTATTCAGGAGACGGTTTCGCAACATCTATTTGGTCAAAGCCCCGAACCAGACCGAGATGAAGCAGTTCTTTCTCCAACACCAGCAG TAGCACCTGTGCCTTCACCAAGAAGAAGATGGCAGAAGACTCAGGAAGAGGAGCAAGAGGAAAGCAAAGATAACCT TAACGGCACTGATTTCCCTGATGGGCGGAGTCACTCCCCAATCGAGGAGATCTTCACATCCGTTCAAGATCGCATCCGATCATTTGCGACTTCAGGACCCTCCACCTCAGCGCCTGACAATAAATCTCCAGAAAGTTCACCCAAGGTCAAGCGGAAACACTACCCATCTTTAAAAGCTTTTGAATTATTTGAGAGTAAAGGAATAGTCATCAGCCCTGGAAGT AATGAGCTTCCGGCACCCAAAAGGAAACAACCAACGACCTCAGCAGTTCAACAAATCAAGGAGGACCCAAGAACAAACAGTCGTAGTCCACCATCAAGAAGTAAAGCCCCAGACCCACCGTCTCGACCCTCCAGAACGAAAGCAAATCTATTAAAATCTAAAAATCATGATCAGAACTCTCCAGAATCTAGGTCACCCGTGTCTGGGTCACCGAGGTCAAAATCACCGAGGTCAGATTCCCCGAGGTCAAAATCGCTGAGGTCAAATTCACCAAGGTCATATTCTCCAAAGTCTGACTCGCCGAAGTCGAGATCTCCGAGATCCCAATCACCAAGATCACAATCACCAAGATCTAAACCATTAAG CAGTAGATCTAATACAGACACGCATCATCTAGCCAGCAAGTCGTCGATTGGAAACATTGATGCTGATTTTGACAGTCTTTCATGCAACTCACCAACACTGAAATCG ttgaCAGCAGGAAGAATAGCACCTCCCAGGAATAGAAGATCTCCCTCAAAAAG GAAGTCAAAATCTGAAATGAACAAGCCagaggaggaagaagaagacGCCACCAGCCTGCCGTTCACAGAGCCGCTTTCAATCCTCATCCCAGGCACCCAGCCTACCCTACAAGAGTTTCCAGATAATACCCCTCAGCCCAAACCAAGAAAGAAACACTCCCACGCTGATCTGAGTTATCCCCACAAAACATTCGATGAGAGCCACATCTTGTCAGGGGAGCTGGGCGCATTGATTAATGGGAAGGATGCTGGGCAGTTATCCCCACCACGGTCACCGCTAAGACGTGATCATACGGTACCACCGCTGAATCTAACCAGTCTACATGAACATGCAGATGGGGAAG AACCGATTCCAGCTTGGAAAGCAAGACACCATTTCCATGATAACAGTCAAGAGGCTATGTTATCCCCACGCTCACTCAAACTGCAAACTATCACTCA TCTTGCTGAACGGCAAGGAGAAGCCCCATTATCCCCAAGGGCTGGAGTTAAACCTTTCAACTTCACCAG TGTGTCACATGACACGGATGTTCCACCCTCCCCACCGTCAGCGCAGTCCATACTGCTGGG tTTATCCAAGAGAACTGATAAGCTTCAGGAGGAGACTGATCAAACCACAGTGAAGCAACTAACTAAACAAATACGAGTATTAAAGAGAAAGATGCGACAGTATGAGGTAGAGTTTGAAGAGGAGCGCGGCTATAAG ccATCTCATAATCACAAGACGTCTCAACCTGAGATTAAGAAGATGATGGGAGAGCTAAAGAGAGCAAATAGACAGCTTAAAG AAGCCAAAGAGAATGCAGCTAAAGCTAAGGTACCACTATCCTCCACTCTACCATCCGATATGCTCTGCGGACACAGCCTCTCACAGCAGTATGAGGATGAAGGCGCATCAAGTCTTGAGATGGCTCTACTTGAAACGGAAGATAGACTTCAAGAAAAGAGAGACGAAGCTCAAAGACCTGATGATATATTT ATGATGAACAAAGAACAGGTTCAGGAGGAGAAGACAGCGATCCAGAAAGCTTTACTACAAATGGAAAATAAATATGGCAGACCG AGTACCAGGGAAGCCAAGGAGTTGATGAAGCCTTTGTACGACCGTTATAGGAATGTTAAGAAACTACTAGTCAGATTG GATCTTAGACAGCCCGATGATGGGCAACCTGTGGATTTACAAACCATTAAAGAACATGAAGAAACTAAAGAATTCCAGCCCAAACAAATG GGTCAGATTCACAGCCTGTATCGTGAGGATGAAGAATCTGAAGAGATGCAAACAACGGATTTCACCGTCACTCAGGATGTGAAGGGACTACTGAGTCATATAGACCTGGATGATAGCTATCCTAGTCCTGCTGAGAGTCGACGGAGTAGTAGTGGAGGGAGGGAAGAGACGGCTTCGGAAATGGCCTCCAATCTCCATGAGGCATCATT AAGTGAATTATTAGCCAGGCAGAATCAGTCTAGAGAAGACAAGAAGAGACTACGCAAAATCCTCAAAGAGTTTGAAGATAACTTCTTCAAGGAGTCAGGTCGCCATGTACAGAAGGAGGATCGAATCCCAATGGAAGTTCAGTATAATGAATATAAG CATCTTAAGAAACATCAGAAGTTATTAGAAGCTCTCGTTGCCAAGCATCAGACTCAAGGGTCACCTCTTGAAGAGACTACTCGATACATGGTGGACTTAATATAA
- the LOC139952796 gene encoding protein FAM13A-like isoform X7, translating to MRSALCGATNVVEPNSPPQGFGSTNNNTMQKILRSPGTMKKKLNNSKTFGVPLKELARGPKGVRVPLFIRKICDFIQMHGIGHEGIFRINGSTRVVDKMKAIIDKTGETDFEEAGDVMAIASLLKMFLRELPDPIMTEALHHQFINVQQTFQSNHEECVRQQKNLIQQLPEEHYIVLQYLIRFLVMVAQYESTNKMNSMALAIVFGPNLFRCSAGLDGLREQGITNIIVRTLIEEYDTIFKSDVKDESSSPPSSTSVGSKCIQVQATTSKRSPPVKPAPYHDYVRQKEERRRRLDSEDTKDINSNSYADTDREILKKPDEGRDCDSPSYLLSPRDVGVEERAFSPFNLDSETGTSTAPSPVINDIASELVEKTIQETVSQHLFGQSPEPDRDEAVLSPTPAVAPVPSPRRRWQKTQEEEQEESKDNLNGTDFPDGRSHSPIEEIFTSVQDRIRSFATSGPSTSAPDNKSPESSPKVKRKHYPSLKAFELFESKGIVISPGSNELPAPKRKQPTTSAVQQIKEDPRTNSRSPPSRSKAPDPPSRPSRTKANLLKSKNHDQNSPESRSPVSGSPRSKSPRSDSPRSKSLRSNSPRSYSPKSDSPKSRSPRSQSPRSQSPRSKPLSSSRSNTDTHHLASKSSIGNIDADFDSLSCNSPTLKSLTAGRIAPPRNRRSPSKRKSKSEMNKPEEEEEDATSLPFTEPLSILIPGTQPTLQEFPDNTPQPKPRKKHSHADLSYPHKTFDESHILSGELGALINGKDAGQLSPPRSPLRRDHTVPPLNLTSLHEHADGEEPIPAWKARHHFHDNSQEAMLSPRSLKLQTITHLSKRTDKLQEETDQTTVKQLTKQIRVLKRKMRQYEVEFEEERGYKPSHNHKTSQPEIKKMMGELKRANRQLKEAKENAAKAKVPLSSTLPSDMLCGHSLSQQYEDEGASSLEMALLETEDRLQEKRDEAQRPDDIFMMNKEQVQEEKTAIQKALLQMENKYGRPSTREAKELMKPLYDRYRNVKKLLVRLDLRQPDDGQPVDLQTIKEHEETKEFQPKQMGQIHSLYREDEESEEMQTTDFTVTQDVKGLLSHIDLDDSYPSPAESRRSSSGGREETASEMASNLHEASLSELLARQNQSREDKKRLRKILKEFEDNFFKESGRHVQKEDRIPMEVQYNEYKHLKKHQKLLEALVAKHQTQGSPLEETTRYMVDLI from the exons ATGAGGTCAGCACTCTGTGGTGCAACTAATGTTGTCGAACCCAACTCTCCTCCACAg GGGTTTGGATCCACCAACAATAACACTATGCAGAAGATTCTTCGCTCTCCAGGAACGATGAAGAAGAAATTAAACAATTCTAAGACGTTTGGCGTTCCTTTGAAGGAGCTAGCAAGGGGCCCTAAAGGAGTCAGGGTGCCACTCTTTATTAGGAAGATATGTGACTTCATCCAGATGCATG GCATTGGCCATGAGGGAATCTTCCGTATCAATGGCAGTACTCGAGTCGTGGATAAGATGAAAGCTATAATTGATAAGACTGGTGAGACAGACTTTGAGGAGGCTGGTGACGTCATGGCCATAGCTAGTCTACTTAAGATGTTTCTAAGGGAGTTACCTGACCCTATTATGACCGAAGCGCTTCATCATCAATTTATCAATGTTCAGCAGA CTTTCCAGTCCAATCACGAAGAGTGCGTCAGACAACAGAAGAATTTAATTCAACAGCTTCCTGAGGAACATTACATCGTACTCCAGTACTTAATCCGTTTTCTTGTCATGGTCGCACAGTACGAATCAACTAATAAGATGAACTCTATGGCACTGGCAATTGTCTTTGGCCCTAACCTATTCAG GTGTAGCGCAGGACTAGACGGTCTCCGTGAACAAGGAATCACAAACATCATCGTCCGGACACTAATCGAGGAATACGACACTATCTTCAAATCGGATGTCAAAGATGAGAGTTCATCACCACCATCGTCGACCTCAGTGGGGTCAAAGTGCATACAAGTACAGGCCACTACATCCAAGAGGTCACCACCGGTCAAACCTGCACCGTACCATGATTATGTGCGACAGAAGGAAGAACGGAGAAGG aGACTTGATTCGGAAGATACCAAAGACATAAACAGTAATTCCTACGCAGACACAGACAGGGAAATCCTCAAGAAACCAGATGAAGGCCGAGACTGCGACTCACCCAGTTATTTGCTAAG TCCGAGAGATGTAGGTGTAGAAGAGAGGGCTTTCTCTCCATTCAACTTAGATAGTGAGACAGGAACGAGTACAGCTCCTTCACCGGTCATTAATGACATTGCATCTGA atTGGTAGAAAAGACTATTCAGGAGACGGTTTCGCAACATCTATTTGGTCAAAGCCCCGAACCAGACCGAGATGAAGCAGTTCTTTCTCCAACACCAGCAG TAGCACCTGTGCCTTCACCAAGAAGAAGATGGCAGAAGACTCAGGAAGAGGAGCAAGAGGAAAGCAAAGATAACCT TAACGGCACTGATTTCCCTGATGGGCGGAGTCACTCCCCAATCGAGGAGATCTTCACATCCGTTCAAGATCGCATCCGATCATTTGCGACTTCAGGACCCTCCACCTCAGCGCCTGACAATAAATCTCCAGAAAGTTCACCCAAGGTCAAGCGGAAACACTACCCATCTTTAAAAGCTTTTGAATTATTTGAGAGTAAAGGAATAGTCATCAGCCCTGGAAGT AATGAGCTTCCGGCACCCAAAAGGAAACAACCAACGACCTCAGCAGTTCAACAAATCAAGGAGGACCCAAGAACAAACAGTCGTAGTCCACCATCAAGAAGTAAAGCCCCAGACCCACCGTCTCGACCCTCCAGAACGAAAGCAAATCTATTAAAATCTAAAAATCATGATCAGAACTCTCCAGAATCTAGGTCACCCGTGTCTGGGTCACCGAGGTCAAAATCACCGAGGTCAGATTCCCCGAGGTCAAAATCGCTGAGGTCAAATTCACCAAGGTCATATTCTCCAAAGTCTGACTCGCCGAAGTCGAGATCTCCGAGATCCCAATCACCAAGATCACAATCACCAAGATCTAAACCATTAAG TAGCAGTAGATCTAATACAGACACGCATCATCTAGCCAGCAAGTCGTCGATTGGAAACATTGATGCTGATTTTGACAGTCTTTCATGCAACTCACCAACACTGAAATCG ttgaCAGCAGGAAGAATAGCACCTCCCAGGAATAGAAGATCTCCCTCAAAAAG GAAGTCAAAATCTGAAATGAACAAGCCagaggaggaagaagaagacGCCACCAGCCTGCCGTTCACAGAGCCGCTTTCAATCCTCATCCCAGGCACCCAGCCTACCCTACAAGAGTTTCCAGATAATACCCCTCAGCCCAAACCAAGAAAGAAACACTCCCACGCTGATCTGAGTTATCCCCACAAAACATTCGATGAGAGCCACATCTTGTCAGGGGAGCTGGGCGCATTGATTAATGGGAAGGATGCTGGGCAGTTATCCCCACCACGGTCACCGCTAAGACGTGATCATACGGTACCACCGCTGAATCTAACCAGTCTACATGAACATGCAGATGGGGAAG AACCGATTCCAGCTTGGAAAGCAAGACACCATTTCCATGATAACAGTCAAGAGGCTATGTTATCCCCACGCTCACTCAAACTGCAAACTATCACTCA tTTATCCAAGAGAACTGATAAGCTTCAGGAGGAGACTGATCAAACCACAGTGAAGCAACTAACTAAACAAATACGAGTATTAAAGAGAAAGATGCGACAGTATGAGGTAGAGTTTGAAGAGGAGCGCGGCTATAAG ccATCTCATAATCACAAGACGTCTCAACCTGAGATTAAGAAGATGATGGGAGAGCTAAAGAGAGCAAATAGACAGCTTAAAG AAGCCAAAGAGAATGCAGCTAAAGCTAAGGTACCACTATCCTCCACTCTACCATCCGATATGCTCTGCGGACACAGCCTCTCACAGCAGTATGAGGATGAAGGCGCATCAAGTCTTGAGATGGCTCTACTTGAAACGGAAGATAGACTTCAAGAAAAGAGAGACGAAGCTCAAAGACCTGATGATATATTT ATGATGAACAAAGAACAGGTTCAGGAGGAGAAGACAGCGATCCAGAAAGCTTTACTACAAATGGAAAATAAATATGGCAGACCG AGTACCAGGGAAGCCAAGGAGTTGATGAAGCCTTTGTACGACCGTTATAGGAATGTTAAGAAACTACTAGTCAGATTG GATCTTAGACAGCCCGATGATGGGCAACCTGTGGATTTACAAACCATTAAAGAACATGAAGAAACTAAAGAATTCCAGCCCAAACAAATG GGTCAGATTCACAGCCTGTATCGTGAGGATGAAGAATCTGAAGAGATGCAAACAACGGATTTCACCGTCACTCAGGATGTGAAGGGACTACTGAGTCATATAGACCTGGATGATAGCTATCCTAGTCCTGCTGAGAGTCGACGGAGTAGTAGTGGAGGGAGGGAAGAGACGGCTTCGGAAATGGCCTCCAATCTCCATGAGGCATCATT AAGTGAATTATTAGCCAGGCAGAATCAGTCTAGAGAAGACAAGAAGAGACTACGCAAAATCCTCAAAGAGTTTGAAGATAACTTCTTCAAGGAGTCAGGTCGCCATGTACAGAAGGAGGATCGAATCCCAATGGAAGTTCAGTATAATGAATATAAG CATCTTAAGAAACATCAGAAGTTATTAGAAGCTCTCGTTGCCAAGCATCAGACTCAAGGGTCACCTCTTGAAGAGACTACTCGATACATGGTGGACTTAATATAA